From one Bacteroides fragilis NCTC 9343 genomic stretch:
- the pstC gene encoding phosphate ABC transporter permease subunit PstC — protein sequence MKKVFERIIEGILTCSGFVTSITILLIVLFLFTEAFGLFSSKVIEEGYVLALNKDNKVSELTPMQIKDVFDEEITNWKELGGEDLPIRVFRLEDITHYYSEEELGEAYENAGEKIMELIQKTPGIVAFIPQKFVVRPDAVHFIKDNTISVKEVFAGAEWFPTATPAPLFGFLPLITGTLWVSLFAILIALPFGLSVSIYMSEVADSKVRSWLKPVIELLSGIPSVVYGFFGLIVIVPLIQKVFDLPVGESGLAGSIVLAIMALPTIITVTEDAMRNCPRAMREASLALGASQWQTIYKVVIPYSISGITSGVVLGIGRAIGETMAVLMVTGNAAVIPTTILEPLRTIPATIAAELGEAPAGGPHYQALFLLGVVLFFITLIINFSVEYISSKGVKRSK from the coding sequence ATGAAGAAGGTTTTTGAAAGAATTATAGAAGGAATATTGACCTGTAGCGGTTTTGTAACGAGTATTACGATTCTGCTGATTGTGCTTTTCCTTTTTACCGAGGCATTCGGCCTGTTCAGCAGCAAGGTTATTGAAGAGGGATATGTGCTGGCGCTGAACAAAGATAATAAGGTAAGCGAACTGACACCGATGCAAATTAAAGATGTCTTTGATGAAGAGATCACCAACTGGAAAGAGTTGGGGGGTGAAGATCTCCCGATCCGGGTGTTCCGTCTGGAAGACATCACGCACTACTACTCGGAAGAAGAACTGGGAGAAGCCTACGAGAATGCAGGGGAAAAGATTATGGAGCTGATTCAGAAAACACCCGGTATCGTTGCTTTTATTCCTCAGAAGTTTGTGGTACGGCCGGATGCGGTACATTTCATAAAGGATAACACCATTTCTGTGAAGGAGGTCTTTGCCGGAGCGGAATGGTTTCCGACGGCTACTCCCGCACCTTTGTTCGGCTTTCTGCCGCTGATAACCGGTACGCTTTGGGTGAGCCTGTTTGCCATATTGATTGCTTTGCCGTTCGGACTTTCGGTATCGATCTATATGTCAGAGGTGGCCGATTCGAAAGTACGTAGTTGGCTGAAGCCGGTGATAGAGTTGCTGAGCGGTATTCCTTCGGTGGTATATGGCTTTTTCGGCTTGATCGTGATTGTACCTTTGATTCAGAAAGTATTTGATTTGCCGGTGGGGGAGAGCGGACTTGCGGGAAGCATTGTGCTTGCCATCATGGCATTGCCCACTATCATAACGGTGACTGAAGACGCCATGCGCAACTGTCCCCGTGCCATGCGCGAAGCCAGCCTGGCACTCGGAGCTTCGCAGTGGCAGACCATTTATAAAGTAGTGATTCCTTATTCGATCTCGGGCATTACCTCGGGGGTGGTGTTGGGTATCGGACGCGCTATCGGCGAGACGATGGCGGTTTTGATGGTGACCGGAAATGCCGCCGTGATTCCCACTACCATTCTCGAACCTTTGCGCACAATCCCGGCAACCATTGCGGCCGAACTCGGAGAAGCACCGGCAGGGGGACCACACTATCAGGCTCTGTTCCTGCTGGGGGTAGTGCTGTTCTTCATTACATTAATCATCAACTTTAGTGTGGAGTACATTTCATCTAAGGGCGTAAAACGTAGTAAGTAA
- a CDS encoding PstS family phosphate ABC transporter substrate-binding protein, with protein MKVRTILFAALSLAALHANAQRIKGSDTVLPVAQQTAERFMNREPDARVTVTGGGTGVGISALMDNTTDIAMASRPIKFSEKMKAKAAKRDIDEVIVAYDALAVVVHPSNPVKKLTRRQLEDIFRGKITNWKQVGGDDRKIVVYSRETSSGTYEFFKESVLKNKNYMSSSLSMPATGAIIQSVSQTKGAIGYVGLAYVSPRIKTLSISYDGEHYATPTVENATNKTYPIVRPLYYYYDAKNKTQIAPLLEFILSPEGQDIIKKSGYIPVK; from the coding sequence ATGAAAGTTAGAACTATCTTATTCGCCGCCCTCTCACTCGCAGCATTGCATGCCAACGCTCAGCGCATCAAAGGCAGTGACACCGTACTGCCCGTAGCCCAGCAAACCGCCGAACGCTTCATGAACCGTGAACCCGACGCCCGTGTCACAGTCACCGGAGGCGGTACAGGGGTAGGCATCTCCGCCCTGATGGACAACACCACTGACATCGCCATGGCTTCACGCCCCATCAAATTCAGCGAAAAGATGAAAGCCAAAGCCGCCAAACGGGATATAGACGAAGTGATCGTCGCTTACGATGCGCTGGCTGTCGTTGTACACCCGTCCAATCCGGTGAAAAAACTCACCCGCCGGCAACTGGAAGACATCTTCCGCGGAAAAATAACCAACTGGAAACAAGTGGGAGGCGACGACCGCAAGATCGTGGTTTACTCTCGCGAGACCTCTTCCGGCACCTACGAGTTCTTCAAAGAGAGCGTCCTCAAGAACAAGAATTATATGAGCAGCAGTCTCTCCATGCCCGCCACCGGAGCCATTATCCAATCCGTCAGCCAGACCAAAGGGGCAATCGGCTATGTAGGGCTCGCTTATGTGTCGCCGCGCATCAAGACTCTGTCCATCTCGTATGATGGCGAGCACTATGCCACCCCGACCGTAGAGAACGCCACCAACAAGACTTATCCCATCGTCCGCCCCCTCTACTACTATTATGATGCAAAGAACAAAACACAAATCGCTCCCCTGCTCGAGTTTATTCTCTCTCCCGAAGGACAGGATATTATAAAAAAGAGTGGATATATACCCGTGAAATAA
- a CDS encoding glutamine--tRNA ligase/YqeY domain fusion protein, producing the protein MTDIKNEEAGEKKSLNFIEQAVENDLKAGKNGGKVQTRFPPEPNGYLHIGHAKAICLDFGIAAAHGGVCNLRFDDTNPTKEDMEYVEAIQEDIRWLGFQWGNVYYASDYFQQLWDFAVTLIKEGKAYVDEQTSEQIAQQKGTPTQPGVESPYRNRPIEESLALFEKMNSDEAKEGSMVLRAKIDMASPNMHFRDPIMYRILHVAHHRTGTQWKAYPMYDFAHGQSDYFEGVTHSLCTLEFVPHRPLYDLFIDWLKEGKDLDDNRPRQTEFNKLNLNYTLMSKRNLLILVKEGLVNDWDDPRMPTLCGFRRRGYSPESIRKFIDKIGYTTYDALNDFALLESAVREDLNARATRVSAVLNPVKLIITNYPEGQVEELEAINNPEDPTAGSHTIEFSRELWMERDDFMEDAPKKYFRMTPGQEVRLKNAYIVKCTGCKKDENGTVTEVYCEYDPNTRSGMPDANRKVKGTLHWLSCNHCLPAEVRLYDRLWKVENPRDEMAAIREAKGCDALEAMKEMINPDSLTVLPHCYIEKYVADMPALSYLQFQRIGYFNIDKDSTPGHLVFNRTVGLKDTWGKINK; encoded by the coding sequence ATGACAGATATAAAAAACGAAGAAGCAGGCGAAAAGAAAAGCCTCAATTTCATTGAACAGGCAGTAGAAAATGATTTGAAAGCTGGAAAGAACGGGGGAAAAGTACAAACACGGTTCCCGCCGGAACCAAACGGTTACCTGCACATCGGGCACGCTAAAGCCATTTGTCTCGACTTCGGCATCGCTGCCGCACACGGCGGTGTGTGCAACCTTCGTTTCGACGACACTAACCCGACGAAAGAGGATATGGAATATGTAGAAGCCATCCAGGAAGATATCCGGTGGCTGGGATTCCAATGGGGCAACGTATATTATGCCTCAGATTATTTCCAACAATTATGGGACTTTGCCGTCACTCTGATTAAAGAAGGCAAGGCCTACGTAGACGAGCAGACTTCAGAACAGATAGCGCAACAGAAAGGCACTCCCACCCAACCCGGTGTCGAGAGTCCGTACCGCAACCGTCCGATCGAAGAGAGCCTTGCCCTGTTCGAAAAGATGAATAGCGACGAAGCCAAGGAAGGTTCCATGGTGCTTCGTGCCAAAATAGACATGGCAAGCCCCAACATGCACTTCCGCGACCCGATCATGTACCGCATCCTGCATGTGGCACACCACCGCACCGGAACCCAATGGAAAGCCTACCCGATGTATGACTTTGCACACGGTCAGAGCGACTATTTCGAAGGAGTCACCCACTCACTCTGTACACTCGAGTTCGTGCCTCACCGTCCTCTTTACGATCTGTTCATCGACTGGCTGAAAGAAGGCAAGGACCTGGACGACAACCGTCCCCGTCAGACGGAGTTCAACAAACTGAACCTAAACTACACGCTGATGAGTAAACGCAACCTGCTGATCCTGGTGAAGGAAGGACTGGTGAACGACTGGGACGATCCCCGTATGCCGACTCTCTGCGGATTCCGCCGTCGCGGCTATTCTCCCGAATCCATCCGTAAGTTCATCGATAAAATAGGTTACACCACTTACGATGCACTCAACGACTTCGCCCTGCTCGAAAGCGCCGTACGCGAAGACCTGAATGCCCGTGCCACCCGTGTATCTGCCGTACTGAACCCGGTGAAACTGATCATCACCAACTATCCCGAAGGACAAGTTGAGGAACTGGAAGCCATCAACAACCCCGAAGATCCGACAGCCGGAAGCCATACCATCGAGTTCAGCCGCGAACTGTGGATGGAACGCGATGACTTCATGGAAGATGCCCCGAAGAAATATTTCCGCATGACTCCGGGACAGGAAGTGCGTCTGAAGAATGCCTACATCGTGAAATGTACAGGCTGCAAGAAAGACGAGAACGGCACCGTGACCGAGGTATACTGCGAATACGATCCCAACACCAGAAGCGGCATGCCCGACGCCAACCGCAAGGTGAAAGGCACCCTCCATTGGCTCAGCTGCAACCATTGCCTGCCGGCAGAGGTGCGTCTGTACGACCGTCTCTGGAAAGTGGAAAACCCGCGCGACGAAATGGCAGCCATCCGTGAAGCCAAAGGTTGCGACGCCCTCGAAGCCATGAAGGAAATGATCAATCCGGATTCACTGACCGTACTGCCCCATTGCTATATAGAGAAGTACGTGGCCGACATGCCCGCGCTCTCTTATCTGCAATTCCAGCGTATCGGTTATTTCAATATCGACAAAGATTCCACCCCCGGACATCTGGTATTCAACCGCACCGTAGGACTGAAAGATACCTGGGGAAAGATCAATAAATAA
- a CDS encoding tetratricopeptide repeat protein: MGRKNSPSERERELQNLIAQYEAVKAKNESLYLDGDQLADIADLYASERKFKEAQEVITYGLGLHPGHTDLMVEQAYLFLDLNQPQKAKEVAELITDTYSSNVKLLLAELLLNEGKLDAADQMLDSIEEEEKNDLGILVDIVYLYTDLGYPEKGVQWLKRGAEMYKDDEDFLAATADCYGAAGAEYIEQAIVVFNKLIDKNPYNPAYWVGLAKCQFATKDFDKAIESCDFAIAADEEFGEAHIIKAHSLFHLENIEGAIVEYRKALKYKTLSPEFTYMFIGLAYTQQENWAEANESYSMALRAIEENGNGSSPLLSDIYSNKALCASRQGDSEEAHRLCRLAKELAPQDAEPYLLEGRIYMEEDNFDLARAEWALALRYAPEADTWMEIGNYSLEFRMLENARFCFEQVLEEDPEYPKICEQLAAVCLVLQDHEGFKKYNAMSGDSINLDSLRDTILEMGVDGEQMLRELDDFLKDEK; this comes from the coding sequence TTGGGCAGAAAAAACTCCCCGTCCGAAAGAGAGCGGGAATTACAGAACCTTATCGCACAATACGAAGCGGTAAAAGCCAAAAACGAATCGCTATACCTGGACGGTGACCAATTGGCTGATATTGCCGATCTATATGCCTCCGAACGTAAGTTTAAGGAAGCCCAGGAGGTCATAACATACGGACTCGGACTCCATCCGGGACACACCGACCTCATGGTCGAACAGGCTTACCTGTTCCTGGATCTCAATCAACCCCAAAAGGCCAAAGAGGTGGCCGAACTCATCACCGACACTTACTCCTCCAACGTAAAACTACTCCTGGCCGAACTGCTGCTGAACGAAGGTAAACTGGATGCCGCCGACCAAATGCTCGACAGTATAGAAGAGGAAGAGAAAAACGACCTGGGCATCTTGGTCGATATTGTCTACCTGTACACCGACTTAGGTTATCCGGAGAAAGGCGTACAATGGCTCAAACGGGGTGCGGAGATGTACAAAGATGACGAAGACTTCCTGGCAGCCACCGCCGATTGCTACGGTGCGGCCGGAGCAGAATACATAGAGCAAGCCATCGTTGTCTTCAACAAGCTGATCGACAAGAATCCCTATAACCCGGCTTATTGGGTAGGCCTGGCCAAATGCCAGTTTGCCACCAAAGATTTCGATAAAGCCATCGAGTCCTGTGACTTTGCCATCGCAGCCGACGAAGAATTCGGCGAAGCCCACATCATCAAGGCACACAGCCTCTTTCATCTTGAGAACATCGAGGGAGCCATCGTTGAATACCGGAAAGCCCTGAAGTATAAAACGCTCTCCCCCGAATTTACATATATGTTCATCGGACTGGCCTACACCCAGCAGGAAAATTGGGCTGAAGCCAACGAAAGTTACAGCATGGCTCTCCGGGCGATCGAAGAAAACGGTAACGGTTCTTCCCCGCTATTGTCCGATATCTATTCAAACAAAGCACTTTGCGCTTCCCGCCAGGGCGACTCGGAAGAAGCCCACCGGCTTTGCCGACTGGCAAAAGAGCTCGCCCCCCAGGATGCAGAACCCTACCTGCTCGAGGGACGCATCTATATGGAAGAGGATAATTTCGACCTGGCCCGTGCAGAGTGGGCATTGGCTCTCCGCTATGCCCCCGAAGCAGATACCTGGATGGAAATAGGCAACTACAGCCTCGAGTTCCGCATGCTCGAGAACGCACGCTTCTGCTTCGAGCAGGTGCTGGAAGAAGATCCCGAGTACCCCAAGATCTGCGAACAACTGGCCGCCGTATGCCTCGTCCTTCAGGATCATGAAGGATTCAAGAAATACAACGCGATGTCCGGCGATTCCATCAATCTCGACTCCCTCCGGGATACGATACTGGAAATGGGTGTCGACGGAGAACAGATGCTTCGCGAACTGGACGATTTTTTAAAAGACGAAAAATAA
- a CDS encoding DedA family protein, with amino-acid sequence MESVAFIQWCLDHLNYWTITLLMTIESSFIPFPSEVVVPPAAYKAAVNEELNIYLVVLFATLGANLGAIINYYLARWLGRPIVYKFANSRFGHMCLIDEAKVQHAEEYFDKHGALSTFIGRLIPAVRQLISIPAGLARMKLHTFLIYTTLGAGLWNTILAAIGYYLSTVPGIESEEQLLAKVTEYSHELGYCFIVIGVFIVGFLVYKGMKKKK; translated from the coding sequence ATGGAATCTGTAGCCTTCATTCAGTGGTGCTTAGACCACCTCAATTACTGGACCATTACTTTATTAATGACCATTGAAAGTTCTTTCATTCCTTTTCCATCCGAAGTAGTCGTTCCTCCGGCAGCCTACAAAGCGGCAGTCAACGAAGAGCTGAACATCTATCTGGTAGTGCTCTTCGCCACCCTGGGAGCCAACCTCGGTGCTATTATCAATTACTATCTGGCCCGCTGGCTGGGACGTCCCATCGTCTACAAGTTCGCCAACAGCCGTTTCGGACACATGTGCCTGATCGATGAAGCCAAAGTGCAGCATGCCGAAGAATATTTCGACAAGCACGGAGCACTCTCCACTTTTATCGGTCGCCTGATTCCCGCTGTCCGCCAGTTGATCTCCATTCCTGCAGGACTTGCCCGCATGAAGCTGCACACGTTCCTGATCTACACCACTCTGGGTGCCGGATTATGGAACACTATCCTCGCTGCCATCGGTTATTACCTTTCCACCGTACCCGGCATCGAAAGCGAAGAGCAACTGCTTGCCAAAGTAACAGAATACAGCCATGAACTGGGCTACTGCTTCATCGTCATCGGAGTCTTCATCGTAGGTTTCCTTGTCTACAAAGGAATGAAGAAAAAGAAATAG